Proteins encoded in a region of the Anaerolineales bacterium genome:
- a CDS encoding response regulator — MHKAWIIDDDVDMCKAVGLMLVVVGVQARSFSSPVEAGKALLSMPPPDIIFLDLNMPKVDGAEFLRFVRSRYPKEKLPVVMLSVESAETAVYTLLSAGANSFLVKPLDVEDLRKVLVQVLPGFAEQNPEELA; from the coding sequence ATGCATAAAGCCTGGATCATCGACGACGACGTGGACATGTGCAAGGCGGTGGGCCTGATGCTGGTGGTGGTCGGAGTCCAGGCCCGTTCGTTTTCCAGCCCGGTCGAGGCGGGCAAGGCGCTGCTGTCAATGCCGCCGCCCGACATCATCTTCCTCGACCTGAACATGCCCAAGGTCGACGGGGCGGAATTTCTGCGCTTCGTCCGTTCCCGTTACCCGAAAGAGAAGCTTCCAGTGGTGATGCTCTCGGTGGAAAGCGCGGAGACAGCGGTGTATACTTTGCTTTCGGCCGGGGCCAACAGCTTCCTGGTAAAACCGTTGGACGTGGAGGATTTGCGAAAAGTGCTGGTGCAGGTGCTTCCGGGATTCGCCGAACAGAACCCGGAGGAGCTGGCGTAA